In the Cydia fagiglandana chromosome 5, ilCydFagi1.1, whole genome shotgun sequence genome, one interval contains:
- the LOC134664270 gene encoding uncharacterized protein LOC134664270 isoform X3: MKCCDENCVTMTKAKMTRNSALYHSAKVLWHLDIFRRSFRELSGHACLGPSCIFCALKELFAQLQWSAERAPAADSLRRALGGGGARFQLGCMADASECFEHLLLRVHAHVAAGDRRDDDACRAPHCVPHRKFAMMLVEQSVCGACQATSEPLPFTQMVHYVSATALTAQAALGEHGDSFGLLLRKAGGMGDIRDCPNACGAKIQICRTLMNRPEVVSIGMVWDSERPNADHVAAVYAALGTELRPTDAFHACVDRAWAARATHRLVGLVTYYGKHYSTFFFHSKLRLWIYFDDADVKEIGPEWSHVVDKCRRGRFQPLLLLYAAVDGTPCDTRHAPKDVVPFPAPEPRRAVTPAPERNSTGFARRAVTPGPDNESDYVSRKAVENMLEVQANRRAQLARSLSTGSASDTQDRPRARRDSGNWSGDRNSASSASSSTVESPYMYTRGRGPGSVPSSPTRKGELSSGGSCDAGYDSYSLSSTDSLPLQQGLRHNLQLAQIPELTTRGDCEALCLEADRLLEKSRHAEDAADYETALVLCDAAASKARAAMDAPYNNPHTMTFARMKHNTCVMRARSLQRRMAGMTRVTEVPQAAPIRNTKGGLESTTTPIEIYATLPKKKGSSKKSPKCIDDDLDNSPRERPPRHKSRDEEKVREKRSRSEDRGRARKEITVATEKKEEPVEDKKANKKQHKIRRKLLMGGLIRRKNRSMPDLTEGADGNNEPTNKEKRVSSVDDGDVGRKKTDDKSNLSGYLSEGHLEYSAASGTNPNLERSKLMRKSFHGSAGKMLTAAKVPPPPPLRTTSQLSGPKFESEVIEHNLQSRPPPPVPMAGRGDYPYPHDDPEDGGFSEQYGDEPQSLPFLPSSYDGNSHYNRLEDSPSQNFHTVITKAMIHQEQSPIKRETMPPIQPSRSHMQNLSHAFDNGVDVVDCALPMRRSPQMLDLPPYPSPMNSVNHSRQPSEEFPPPPPPIDLTPLQDELNCIQNSSHNGITAQTDEERDVPKGSLLAQLQEKRSQILRNEECLSQMNQIETNNNSSADIWLKELQAKQAAFKLKRSGSLEGQLSSPNEAISLNSNNVRNIASRFENSAQNSSDGERSHIGFVGMSANRDVINCSNLSNAGIYNRRASASSIDPKQMEDDYSEQKTSNNNIYNDRTKPKKKSVSFCDQVILVATAEDQEDDSYIPNPILERVLKSAMNKPELTTMPLQSEKPSLQRTESFDSQSSRSTISSLSQNSFVPNDNSHADYIRVQNGYPQYQVAQTRPQQQFNTQKSTGVYRTDSPVQPPHNQSPGNNQIYQALPNNPQNTSNPIPYTQPPAVYANNNSSPPNFSQNPANRLTPTHNPAYATKQLPRTVPNTFPPTQMHQNQPPNNAYYHRLPQHSTTPLPTNNYNTNRQFPQNSPYQSVPTNSPAYQSYHSPPTSYANSDYSSRYPQNSTNTNHYSQSPYQRVPPPHGETPLDYNATYQKNYYPDGNQSRGADVRHYANTQQQRMYPMNDNSPVNGEQQFQYPQSGYNPYQHLPPPKQIQKKSVSFEPGTKGGTESPIPPQMNGNGYGDNQGLIGQKALCNLCRKKPINSPAMYCPDCDFYMSRFKPRS, translated from the exons GAACTCTTCGCCCAACTGCAATGGTCTGCAGAACGCGCGCCGGCAGCCGACAGCCTCCGCCGCGcgctcggcggcggcggcgcccgctTCCAGCTCGGCTGCATGGCGGACGCTAGCGAGTGCTTCGAGCACCTACTCCTGAGGGTCCATGCTCATGTAGCGGCGGGGGATAGAAGGGATGATGATGCGTGCAGAGCGCCGCATTGTGTCCCCCATCGGAAATTTGCGATGATGCTGGTGGAACAGTCGGTGTGTGGCGCGTGCCAGGCTACGTCGGAACCGCTGCCGTTTACTCAG ATGGTACACTACGTGTCAGCAACAGCACTGACTGCGCAGGCGGCGCTCGGAGAACATGGCGACAGCTTCGGCTTGCTGCTGCGAAAGGCTGGCGGCATGGGCGACATCAGAGATTGCCCG AATGCATGTGGAGCCAAGATTCAAATCTGCCGAACTTTGATGAACCGACCTGAGGTAGTCTCCATCGGAATGGTCTGGGACTCTGAACGGCCTAATGCCGACCACGTGGCGGCCGTATACGCCGCCCTGGGGACAGAGCTCCGCCCCACCGACGCCTTCCACGCATGCGTCGACCGCGCCTGGGCAGCCCGAGCCACACACCGCCTAGTAGGCCTCGTCACCTACTACGGAAAGCACTATTCCACCTTCTTCTTCCATAGCAAACTACGACTATGGATATACTTCGACGACGCCGACGTCAAAGAAATCGGACCGGAATGGTCACACGTTGTCGATAAGTGCCGGAGAGGGCGATTCCAACCCCTACTGCTTCTGTATGCTGCGGTAGATGGAACGCCGTGTGACACCCGCCATGCTCCTAAAGATGTAGTGCCATTCCCTGCCCCAGAACCTCGCCGAGCAGTGACCCCGGCCCCTGAAAGAAACAGCACCGGCTTTGCGCGACGAGCCGTCACGCCAGGCCCTGACAATGAGTCAGACTATGTTAGTCGAAAAGCTGTAGAAAATATGCTCGAAGTCCAAGCGAATAGAAGAGCCCAATTAGCTCGAAGTCTGAGTACTGGATCGGCTTCTGATACACAAGACCGTCCGCGAGCGAGACGAGACTCGGGCAACTGGAGCGGCGACCGAAACAGCGCTTCGTCTGCTTCCTCGTCTACTGTTGAGAGTCCCTACATGTATACTAGAGGCCGTGGCCCTGGCAGCGTGCCAAGCAGCCCTACCCGCAAAGGAGAACTATCTAGTGGCGGCTCATGTGACGCGGGCTACGATTCCTACTCTCTATCATCAACTGACAGTTTACCCCTCCAACAAGGCCTGCGACACAACCTGCAGTTGGCTCAAATTCCTGAACTGACGACCCGAGGCGACTGCGAAGCCTTATGTCTAGAAGCAGACAGACTGCTTGAGAAATCTCGACATGCCGAAGATGCGGCTGATTATGAAACCGCTCTCGTTCTATGCGATGCGGCAGCATCTAAAGCCAGAGCTGCAATGGATGCTCCGTACAACAACCCGCATACTATGACATTCGCTCGAATGAAGCATAACACATGTGTTATGCGCGCCCGAAGTCTTCAGCGACGAATGGCTGGAATGACCAGAGTTACGGAAGTTCCACAAGCCGCTCCCATTCGTAACACCAAGGGAGGGCTAGAAAGCACAACTACGCCGATCGAAATTTACGCCACGTTGCCCAAAAAGAAAGGATCTTCAAAAAAGTCACCCAAATGCATAGACGATGACTTGGATAACTCTCCGCGAGAACGCCCACCGAGACATAAGTCGAGGGACGAAGAAAAAGTTAGGGAAAAGCGCTCAAGAAGTGAAGATCGAGGACGCGCGAGAAAAGAAATAACAGTGGCGACGGAAAAGAAAGAAGAGCCAGTAGAAGATAAGAAAGCAAATAAAAAACAACACAAGATTCGCAGAAAATTATTGATGGGTGGTCTAATTCGAAGGAAAAACCGATCAATGCCTGATCTTACTGAGGGTGCCGACGGCAATAATGAACCAACCAATAAGGAAAAACGCGTCTCATCCGTTGATGACGGAGATGTAGGAAGGAAAAAGACTGACGACAAATCGAATTTGAGTGGGTACTTGTCTGAAGGACATTTGGAGTATTCGGCAGCAAGCGGCACGAACCCCAACCTCGAGAGGAGTAAGTTGATGAGAAAGAGTTTCCACGGCAGTGCTGGCAAGATGCTAACCGCGGCCAAAGTGCCTCCGCCGCCCCCGCTGCGAACCACTTCTCAGCTTAGCGGGCCTAAGTTCGAGTCCGAAGTGATAGAGCACAACTTACAGTCGAGGCCACCACCACCAGTGCCAATGGCGGGCCGTGGAGATTATCCTTACCCTCACGACGACCCGGAAGACGGTGGTTTCTCGGAACAGTACGGGGACGAGCCGCAATCGCTGCCATTCTTGCCGTCAAGCTACGATGGAAATTCTCATTACAACCGGCTTGAAGATTCTCCCTCCCAAAACTTCCACACAGTCATTACGAAAGCTATGATTCACCAAGAACAAAGTCCTATTAAGAGAGAGACAATGCCACCGATTCAGCCATCTCGCAGCCATATGCAAAATCTTAGCCACGCGTTTGACAATGGCGTTGATGTGGTCGACTGCGCCCTTCCCATGCGCAGATCTCCTCAAATGCTTGACCTGCCGCCTTATCCCAGCCCGATGAACTCGGTCAATCACTCTCGGCAACCTAGTGAGGAATTCCCACCACCTCCTCCGCCTATTGATTTGACACCTCTTCAAGATGAGTTGAACTGCATTCAAAACTCCAGCCATAATGGAATCACCGCACAAACCGATGAAGAACGAGACGTTCCTAAAGGTTCTCTGTTGGCCCAGTTGCAGGAAAAGAGAAGTCAAATTCTAAGAAACGAAGAATGTCTATCGCAAATGAACCAGATTGAGACAAATAACAACAGCAGCGCTGATatttggcttaaagagctgCAGGCTAAACAGGCGGcatttaaattgaaaaggtCTGGTTCCCTCGAGGGACAACTTTCAAGCCCAAATGAAGCTATTTCACTTAACAGCAACAATGTGAGAAACATTGCCTCTAGATTTGAGAATAGCGCACAAAATTCTTCAGATGGAGAAAGATCTCATATAGGATTTGTAGGTATGAGTGCCAATAGAGATGTAATTAACTGTTCGAACCTGTCCAACGCCGGTATATATAATCGACGTGCTTCCGCTTCATCTATCGATCCTAAACAGATGGAAGACGACTATAGCGAGCAGAAGACTAGCAACAATAATATCTACAACGACCGGACTAAACCGAAGAAGAAGTCGGTATCCTTCTGCGATCAAGTTATTTTAGTGGCTACTGCTGAAGACCAAGAGGATGATAGCTACATTCCAAACCCAATTCTGGAACGTGTGCTAAAATCCGCCATGAACAAGCCTGAATTGACAACGATGCCACTACAGTCAGAAAAGCCTTCGTTGCAGAGAACAGAATCATTCGACAGCCAGTCCTCTCGATCAACAATATCCTCCCTCTCCCAGAACTCTTTTGTGCCAAATGATAACTCGCACGCCGACTATATCAGAGTACAAAACGGCTATCCACAGTATCAGGTCGCGCAAACCAGGCCTCAACAACAGTTCAATACTCAAAAGAGTACAGGAGTGTACCGCACTGACTCACCCGTGCAACCTCCTCACAATCAAAGCCCTGGAAACAACCAGATATATCAAGCACTGCCAAACAACCCTCAGAACACGTCAAACCCCATACCATATACTCAGCCGCCTGCAGTCTACGCGAACAACAACTCAAGCCCACCGAACTTTAGTCAAAATCCCGCGAACAGACTCACGCCGACGCACAACCCCGCTTATGCCACCAAGCAACTGCCAAGAACCGTTCCTAACACCTTCCCACCGACGCAGATGCACCAGAATCAGCCACCGAACAACGCTTACTACCACCGCTTACCGCAGCACTCCACCACTCCACTGCCTACCAATAACTACAACACAAACCGCCAGTTTCCTCAGAACTCACCGTATCAAAGCGTGCCCACCAACTCGCCAGCTTACCAAAGCTACCACAGCCCACCGACTAGCTACGCGAACTCTGACTACTCCAGTCGATACCCGCAGAACAGTACAAATACAAACCATTACTCGCAATCGCCTTACCAACGCGTCCCGCCGCCTCATGGGGAAACACCTCTAGACTACAACGCCACGTATCAGAAGAACTACTATCCTGATGGCAACCAGAGCAGAGGCGCTGATGTAAGGCACTACGCCAACACGCAGCAACAGAGGATGTATCCCATGAACGATAACTCTCCTGTTAATGGCGAACAGCAATTTCAGTATCCCCAAAGCGGT
- the LOC134664270 gene encoding uncharacterized protein LOC134664270 isoform X2: protein MIKFRYKRKEPSDGKAKIDVLKDRELLPPKDMVVVGSMPVKHNTLPRTRRRDSPERAPLSQTTIALFRELFAQLQWSAERAPAADSLRRALGGGGARFQLGCMADASECFEHLLLRVHAHVAAGDRRDDDACRAPHCVPHRKFAMMLVEQSVCGACQATSEPLPFTQMVHYVSATALTAQAALGEHGDSFGLLLRKAGGMGDIRDCPNACGAKIQICRTLMNRPEVVSIGMVWDSERPNADHVAAVYAALGTELRPTDAFHACVDRAWAARATHRLVGLVTYYGKHYSTFFFHSKLRLWIYFDDADVKEIGPEWSHVVDKCRRGRFQPLLLLYAAVDGTPCDTRHAPKDVVPFPAPEPRRAVTPAPERNSTGFARRAVTPGPDNESDYVSRKAVENMLEVQANRRAQLARSLSTGSASDTQDRPRARRDSGNWSGDRNSASSASSSTVESPYMYTRGRGPGSVPSSPTRKGELSSGGSCDAGYDSYSLSSTDSLPLQQGLRHNLQLAQIPELTTRGDCEALCLEADRLLEKSRHAEDAADYETALVLCDAAASKARAAMDAPYNNPHTMTFARMKHNTCVMRARSLQRRMAGMTRVTEVPQAAPIRNTKGGLESTTTPIEIYATLPKKKGSSKKSPKCIDDDLDNSPRERPPRHKSRDEEKVREKRSRSEDRGRARKEITVATEKKEEPVEDKKANKKQHKIRRKLLMGGLIRRKNRSMPDLTEGADGNNEPTNKEKRVSSVDDGDVGRKKTDDKSNLSGYLSEGHLEYSAASGTNPNLERSKLMRKSFHGSAGKMLTAAKVPPPPPLRTTSQLSGPKFESEVIEHNLQSRPPPPVPMAGRGDYPYPHDDPEDGGFSEQYGDEPQSLPFLPSSYDGNSHYNRLEDSPSQNFHTVITKAMIHQEQSPIKRETMPPIQPSRSHMQNLSHAFDNGVDVVDCALPMRRSPQMLDLPPYPSPMNSVNHSRQPSEEFPPPPPPIDLTPLQDELNCIQNSSHNGITAQTDEERDVPKGSLLAQLQEKRSQILRNEECLSQMNQIETNNNSSADIWLKELQAKQAAFKLKRSGSLEGQLSSPNEAISLNSNNVRNIASRFENSAQNSSDGERSHIGFVGMSANRDVINCSNLSNAGIYNRRASASSIDPKQMEDDYSEQKTSNNNIYNDRTKPKKKSVSFCDQVILVATAEDQEDDSYIPNPILERVLKSAMNKPELTTMPLQSEKPSLQRTESFDSQSSRSTISSLSQNSFVPNDNSHADYIRVQNGYPQYQVAQTRPQQQFNTQKSTGVYRTDSPVQPPHNQSPGNNQIYQALPNNPQNTSNPIPYTQPPAVYANNNSSPPNFSQNPANRLTPTHNPAYATKQLPRTVPNTFPPTQMHQNQPPNNAYYHRLPQHSTTPLPTNNYNTNRQFPQNSPYQSVPTNSPAYQSYHSPPTSYANSDYSSRYPQNSTNTNHYSQSPYQRVPPPHGETPLDYNATYQKNYYPDGNQSRGADVRHYANTQQQRMYPMNDNSPVNGEQQFQYPQSGYNPYQHLPPPKQIQKKSVSFEPGTKGGTESPIPPQMNGNGYGDNQGLIGQKALCNLCRKKPINSPAMYCPDCDFYMSRFKPRS, encoded by the exons GAACTCTTCGCCCAACTGCAATGGTCTGCAGAACGCGCGCCGGCAGCCGACAGCCTCCGCCGCGcgctcggcggcggcggcgcccgctTCCAGCTCGGCTGCATGGCGGACGCTAGCGAGTGCTTCGAGCACCTACTCCTGAGGGTCCATGCTCATGTAGCGGCGGGGGATAGAAGGGATGATGATGCGTGCAGAGCGCCGCATTGTGTCCCCCATCGGAAATTTGCGATGATGCTGGTGGAACAGTCGGTGTGTGGCGCGTGCCAGGCTACGTCGGAACCGCTGCCGTTTACTCAG ATGGTACACTACGTGTCAGCAACAGCACTGACTGCGCAGGCGGCGCTCGGAGAACATGGCGACAGCTTCGGCTTGCTGCTGCGAAAGGCTGGCGGCATGGGCGACATCAGAGATTGCCCG AATGCATGTGGAGCCAAGATTCAAATCTGCCGAACTTTGATGAACCGACCTGAGGTAGTCTCCATCGGAATGGTCTGGGACTCTGAACGGCCTAATGCCGACCACGTGGCGGCCGTATACGCCGCCCTGGGGACAGAGCTCCGCCCCACCGACGCCTTCCACGCATGCGTCGACCGCGCCTGGGCAGCCCGAGCCACACACCGCCTAGTAGGCCTCGTCACCTACTACGGAAAGCACTATTCCACCTTCTTCTTCCATAGCAAACTACGACTATGGATATACTTCGACGACGCCGACGTCAAAGAAATCGGACCGGAATGGTCACACGTTGTCGATAAGTGCCGGAGAGGGCGATTCCAACCCCTACTGCTTCTGTATGCTGCGGTAGATGGAACGCCGTGTGACACCCGCCATGCTCCTAAAGATGTAGTGCCATTCCCTGCCCCAGAACCTCGCCGAGCAGTGACCCCGGCCCCTGAAAGAAACAGCACCGGCTTTGCGCGACGAGCCGTCACGCCAGGCCCTGACAATGAGTCAGACTATGTTAGTCGAAAAGCTGTAGAAAATATGCTCGAAGTCCAAGCGAATAGAAGAGCCCAATTAGCTCGAAGTCTGAGTACTGGATCGGCTTCTGATACACAAGACCGTCCGCGAGCGAGACGAGACTCGGGCAACTGGAGCGGCGACCGAAACAGCGCTTCGTCTGCTTCCTCGTCTACTGTTGAGAGTCCCTACATGTATACTAGAGGCCGTGGCCCTGGCAGCGTGCCAAGCAGCCCTACCCGCAAAGGAGAACTATCTAGTGGCGGCTCATGTGACGCGGGCTACGATTCCTACTCTCTATCATCAACTGACAGTTTACCCCTCCAACAAGGCCTGCGACACAACCTGCAGTTGGCTCAAATTCCTGAACTGACGACCCGAGGCGACTGCGAAGCCTTATGTCTAGAAGCAGACAGACTGCTTGAGAAATCTCGACATGCCGAAGATGCGGCTGATTATGAAACCGCTCTCGTTCTATGCGATGCGGCAGCATCTAAAGCCAGAGCTGCAATGGATGCTCCGTACAACAACCCGCATACTATGACATTCGCTCGAATGAAGCATAACACATGTGTTATGCGCGCCCGAAGTCTTCAGCGACGAATGGCTGGAATGACCAGAGTTACGGAAGTTCCACAAGCCGCTCCCATTCGTAACACCAAGGGAGGGCTAGAAAGCACAACTACGCCGATCGAAATTTACGCCACGTTGCCCAAAAAGAAAGGATCTTCAAAAAAGTCACCCAAATGCATAGACGATGACTTGGATAACTCTCCGCGAGAACGCCCACCGAGACATAAGTCGAGGGACGAAGAAAAAGTTAGGGAAAAGCGCTCAAGAAGTGAAGATCGAGGACGCGCGAGAAAAGAAATAACAGTGGCGACGGAAAAGAAAGAAGAGCCAGTAGAAGATAAGAAAGCAAATAAAAAACAACACAAGATTCGCAGAAAATTATTGATGGGTGGTCTAATTCGAAGGAAAAACCGATCAATGCCTGATCTTACTGAGGGTGCCGACGGCAATAATGAACCAACCAATAAGGAAAAACGCGTCTCATCCGTTGATGACGGAGATGTAGGAAGGAAAAAGACTGACGACAAATCGAATTTGAGTGGGTACTTGTCTGAAGGACATTTGGAGTATTCGGCAGCAAGCGGCACGAACCCCAACCTCGAGAGGAGTAAGTTGATGAGAAAGAGTTTCCACGGCAGTGCTGGCAAGATGCTAACCGCGGCCAAAGTGCCTCCGCCGCCCCCGCTGCGAACCACTTCTCAGCTTAGCGGGCCTAAGTTCGAGTCCGAAGTGATAGAGCACAACTTACAGTCGAGGCCACCACCACCAGTGCCAATGGCGGGCCGTGGAGATTATCCTTACCCTCACGACGACCCGGAAGACGGTGGTTTCTCGGAACAGTACGGGGACGAGCCGCAATCGCTGCCATTCTTGCCGTCAAGCTACGATGGAAATTCTCATTACAACCGGCTTGAAGATTCTCCCTCCCAAAACTTCCACACAGTCATTACGAAAGCTATGATTCACCAAGAACAAAGTCCTATTAAGAGAGAGACAATGCCACCGATTCAGCCATCTCGCAGCCATATGCAAAATCTTAGCCACGCGTTTGACAATGGCGTTGATGTGGTCGACTGCGCCCTTCCCATGCGCAGATCTCCTCAAATGCTTGACCTGCCGCCTTATCCCAGCCCGATGAACTCGGTCAATCACTCTCGGCAACCTAGTGAGGAATTCCCACCACCTCCTCCGCCTATTGATTTGACACCTCTTCAAGATGAGTTGAACTGCATTCAAAACTCCAGCCATAATGGAATCACCGCACAAACCGATGAAGAACGAGACGTTCCTAAAGGTTCTCTGTTGGCCCAGTTGCAGGAAAAGAGAAGTCAAATTCTAAGAAACGAAGAATGTCTATCGCAAATGAACCAGATTGAGACAAATAACAACAGCAGCGCTGATatttggcttaaagagctgCAGGCTAAACAGGCGGcatttaaattgaaaaggtCTGGTTCCCTCGAGGGACAACTTTCAAGCCCAAATGAAGCTATTTCACTTAACAGCAACAATGTGAGAAACATTGCCTCTAGATTTGAGAATAGCGCACAAAATTCTTCAGATGGAGAAAGATCTCATATAGGATTTGTAGGTATGAGTGCCAATAGAGATGTAATTAACTGTTCGAACCTGTCCAACGCCGGTATATATAATCGACGTGCTTCCGCTTCATCTATCGATCCTAAACAGATGGAAGACGACTATAGCGAGCAGAAGACTAGCAACAATAATATCTACAACGACCGGACTAAACCGAAGAAGAAGTCGGTATCCTTCTGCGATCAAGTTATTTTAGTGGCTACTGCTGAAGACCAAGAGGATGATAGCTACATTCCAAACCCAATTCTGGAACGTGTGCTAAAATCCGCCATGAACAAGCCTGAATTGACAACGATGCCACTACAGTCAGAAAAGCCTTCGTTGCAGAGAACAGAATCATTCGACAGCCAGTCCTCTCGATCAACAATATCCTCCCTCTCCCAGAACTCTTTTGTGCCAAATGATAACTCGCACGCCGACTATATCAGAGTACAAAACGGCTATCCACAGTATCAGGTCGCGCAAACCAGGCCTCAACAACAGTTCAATACTCAAAAGAGTACAGGAGTGTACCGCACTGACTCACCCGTGCAACCTCCTCACAATCAAAGCCCTGGAAACAACCAGATATATCAAGCACTGCCAAACAACCCTCAGAACACGTCAAACCCCATACCATATACTCAGCCGCCTGCAGTCTACGCGAACAACAACTCAAGCCCACCGAACTTTAGTCAAAATCCCGCGAACAGACTCACGCCGACGCACAACCCCGCTTATGCCACCAAGCAACTGCCAAGAACCGTTCCTAACACCTTCCCACCGACGCAGATGCACCAGAATCAGCCACCGAACAACGCTTACTACCACCGCTTACCGCAGCACTCCACCACTCCACTGCCTACCAATAACTACAACACAAACCGCCAGTTTCCTCAGAACTCACCGTATCAAAGCGTGCCCACCAACTCGCCAGCTTACCAAAGCTACCACAGCCCACCGACTAGCTACGCGAACTCTGACTACTCCAGTCGATACCCGCAGAACAGTACAAATACAAACCATTACTCGCAATCGCCTTACCAACGCGTCCCGCCGCCTCATGGGGAAACACCTCTAGACTACAACGCCACGTATCAGAAGAACTACTATCCTGATGGCAACCAGAGCAGAGGCGCTGATGTAAGGCACTACGCCAACACGCAGCAACAGAGGATGTATCCCATGAACGATAACTCTCCTGTTAATGGCGAACAGCAATTTCAGTATCCCCAAAGCGGT